In Candidatus Omnitrophota bacterium, a genomic segment contains:
- a CDS encoding type II toxin-antitoxin system HicB family antitoxin — protein sequence MELTAVLIPAHEGGFVAMNPETGSTSQGDTVEEAVANLREATELYLEEFPLSPTGRPLLTTFEVPTHA from the coding sequence ATGGAATTGACCGCTGTATTGATTCCCGCTCACGAAGGCGGATTTGTCGCAATGAATCCTGAAACCGGATCGACCTCTCAGGGTGATACCGTTGAGGAAGCGGTCGCCAATCTGCGCGAGGCGACGGAACTCTACCTTGAAGAATTTCCGCTATCGCCGACAGGCCGCCCATTGCTGACTACCTTCGAAGTTCCGACTCATGCCTAG
- a CDS encoding type II toxin-antitoxin system HicA family toxin — MPSLPIVSGADAVRALQTLGFAVARQRGSHIVMRKGSQGCVVPDHKELKTGTLSGVLKQGGVSVEEFVKALHK; from the coding sequence ATGCCTAGCTTGCCCATTGTTTCCGGAGCCGATGCCGTGCGCGCCTTGCAAACGCTTGGCTTTGCCGTTGCCCGACAGCGGGGCAGCCACATTGTGATGCGTAAAGGCTCGCAAGGATGCGTCGTGCCCGATCATAAAGAACTCAAGACTGGGACTTTGTCTGGCGTACTCAAACAAGGCGGCGTCTCCGTCGAAGAATTTGTTAAGGCTCTTCATAAATGA
- a CDS encoding SLC13 family permease, producing the protein MSKILLVDDEEQFRKSLARRLNLRGYETIDVGNGADAVKAARSAPDIDIVVLDRKMPEMSGEQTLKEIKAFRPEIQVIMLTGHGTMESAVESGKHDAFSYLQKPCEVEDLIKVVEEARVEKVRAMERHEIPHAVTGTWLEWLKGAHNSRPGFIILGAILFIAIVFTPAPPRLMEILSAPKTGNMTDLNLGYASYGKLKEGETIAGYYSKSSKLDKSAIGANGKTVARPLTDTEAAFRAQVMLGVLVVSVLFWATGAIPIGVTALFVGVGMYFFNVLQPDDIAQSYAKDAVIFIFGVLAFSKAISKTGLDRRIGVLLLQSSKSLPRFLYLFLPLLGVSCSFVSEHAMVAFLMPLFMMVYISTIREAGLQKDRSLAVMFVLALCFAANGGGPGSPAAGGRNAVMLGILSEYGGAPSFGEWVKYGLPFVPVMALAIAVYFHLWYRTKGQVKNLNISNLVVKASQKIGPMNRKEYVTAAALILLVFLWVSSSEKFGLGGPVILCILILNVMRILRWRDIAAIQWEVVALYASACALGKGLASTGAALFMADRFIYFLPEYMHAGEGLAIATSLFTGLTTNFMSDGATVSAIGPITVPMAIISGTPVWMVGFATSFASSFAHMFIIGTPNNAIAYALAKDPVTGEQLVTLGDFFKHGFVVLILSFAVLWGWTIFGYWRWIGF; encoded by the coding sequence ATGTCGAAGATTCTTCTCGTCGATGATGAGGAACAATTCCGCAAGTCGCTCGCGCGCCGCTTGAATCTGCGGGGATACGAAACCATCGATGTCGGCAACGGGGCGGATGCGGTCAAAGCCGCTCGCAGCGCCCCGGATATCGATATCGTCGTCTTGGACCGCAAGATGCCGGAAATGAGCGGCGAGCAGACGCTGAAAGAGATCAAAGCCTTCCGTCCGGAAATCCAGGTCATCATGCTCACCGGCCACGGCACCATGGAATCCGCCGTGGAATCGGGAAAGCACGACGCCTTCAGCTATCTGCAAAAACCTTGCGAAGTGGAAGATTTAATCAAGGTTGTCGAAGAGGCCCGCGTGGAAAAAGTGCGGGCGATGGAGCGGCATGAGATTCCCCACGCCGTTACGGGAACCTGGCTGGAATGGCTGAAGGGAGCGCACAATTCCCGGCCGGGATTCATCATCCTGGGCGCGATTCTTTTTATCGCTATCGTCTTTACTCCGGCCCCGCCGCGATTGATGGAAATTCTCTCCGCCCCGAAAACGGGCAATATGACGGACCTCAACCTCGGATACGCAAGTTACGGCAAACTCAAAGAGGGAGAGACTATCGCCGGCTATTACAGCAAGTCCTCCAAACTCGACAAGAGCGCCATCGGCGCGAACGGGAAGACCGTCGCCCGGCCATTGACCGATACGGAGGCGGCGTTCCGCGCGCAAGTCATGTTGGGCGTCCTGGTCGTCTCCGTGCTATTTTGGGCGACGGGCGCCATCCCCATCGGCGTTACGGCGCTCTTCGTCGGCGTGGGCATGTATTTCTTCAACGTGCTGCAGCCGGACGATATCGCCCAATCGTACGCCAAGGACGCCGTCATCTTCATCTTCGGCGTGCTTGCTTTTTCCAAGGCCATCAGCAAAACCGGCCTGGACCGGCGCATCGGAGTCTTGCTGCTCCAATCCTCCAAATCCCTGCCGCGCTTCTTGTATCTCTTTCTGCCTCTCTTAGGCGTTTCCTGTTCCTTCGTTTCCGAACACGCTATGGTGGCCTTTCTCATGCCGCTATTCATGATGGTTTACATCTCCACGATCCGCGAGGCGGGCCTTCAAAAAGACCGCAGCCTCGCCGTCATGTTCGTTCTCGCTCTCTGCTTCGCCGCCAACGGCGGCGGTCCCGGCTCGCCGGCGGCGGGTGGCCGCAACGCCGTTATGCTGGGCATTCTTTCGGAATACGGCGGCGCGCCCAGTTTTGGCGAATGGGTGAAATACGGACTACCCTTCGTGCCGGTCATGGCGCTGGCCATCGCGGTGTATTTTCACTTGTGGTATCGCACTAAAGGCCAAGTAAAAAACTTGAACATTTCCAATTTAGTCGTCAAAGCTTCGCAAAAAATCGGCCCCATGAACCGCAAGGAATACGTTACCGCCGCCGCGTTGATCCTGCTTGTCTTCTTGTGGGTATCCAGCAGCGAAAAATTCGGCTTGGGCGGTCCCGTCATTCTCTGCATATTGATACTCAACGTCATGCGCATCTTGCGCTGGCGGGACATTGCGGCGATCCAATGGGAGGTCGTAGCCCTTTACGCCAGCGCCTGCGCTTTGGGCAAGGGATTGGCCTCCACCGGCGCAGCGCTCTTCATGGCGGACCGGTTTATCTACTTTCTTCCCGAATACATGCACGCGGGCGAAGGACTAGCCATCGCCACCAGCCTGTTTACGGGATTGACGACGAATTTCATGAGCGACGGCGCCACGGTTTCCGCCATCGGCCCCATCACCGTCCCCATGGCGATCATTTCGGGAACGCCGGTATGGATGGTGGGCTTCGCCACCTCCTTCGCCTCCTCCTTCGCGCACATGTTCATCATCGGCACCCCCAACAACGCCATCGCCTACGCCCTGGCCAAAGACCCGGTCACAGGAGAGCAACTGGTAACGCTGGGCGACTTCTTCAAGCACGGCTTCGTAGTGCTGATTCTCTCCTTCGCCGTCCTCTGGGGCTGGACGATTTTCGGCTACTGGCGCTGGATAGGGTTTTGA
- a CDS encoding CBS domain-containing protein, translating into MNVERVKDLMLPINEYPCASIDAVLTDAIRALYESQAKAASDREPYRAVLIVDHNQRVVGKIGQLGFLKALEPRFNLLGDRENLDKAGLGPEFLDWMIDNLRFWQEDFNLLCQRARSIGVEKIMQPVDEGIDADASLADAVHQFVMRQTLSLLVTSQGEIVGILRLSDLFHAAAETILKKSNGTE; encoded by the coding sequence ATGAACGTTGAACGCGTGAAAGACTTAATGCTGCCCATCAACGAATATCCCTGCGCGTCAATCGACGCCGTCTTGACCGACGCCATCCGCGCGCTTTACGAATCCCAGGCGAAAGCCGCTTCGGATCGCGAACCCTATCGGGCGGTTTTGATCGTGGATCATAACCAACGCGTTGTGGGAAAAATCGGGCAGCTCGGATTTTTAAAAGCCCTGGAGCCGCGATTCAATCTCTTGGGAGATCGGGAAAATCTCGATAAAGCCGGTTTGGGACCGGAATTTCTTGATTGGATGATCGACAATCTCCGCTTCTGGCAGGAGGATTTCAATCTCTTATGCCAACGGGCGCGTTCGATCGGCGTGGAGAAAATCATGCAGCCGGTTGACGAAGGCATCGATGCGGACGCTTCCCTGGCCGACGCCGTCCACCAGTTCGTTATGCGTCAAACGCTCTCTCTGCTCGTAACTAGCCAAGGGGAGATCGTAGGAATTCTCCGGCTCTCGGATTTATTTCACGCCGCCGCCGAAACCATCCTGAAAAAATCGAATGGAACTGAGTAA
- a CDS encoding ATP-binding protein: MTNLRSELYYKNLAFKTVIRLIVTYLIPLIVLTIYFHLQYRALIRESRLHHLQSIAEYQANILDLFLRERIANLAELIDDPKLEIPPSSDALKNSLEKLKNASDAFEDIGFFDPAGLQIAYSGPYPQLEKKNYASEPWYISLREKKERFIITDIYLGFRQTPHFTLAVSRTIDGQYCVLKTTLIPAKIYEYLATIQDANGAFVSIVNQNGYYQMVKPRLGTLLDSSAILPPTAPRNGTKEVWMNGRLVPYGYSWLRIANWTLIVQTDDSGSQAHLGGTYWGMLLVSLAVILLLIVVILIRGWHLVQFQKEVDQTKAQLEHASKLASLGELAAGIAHEINNPLAIVAEEAGLMKDLMNPQFGEEASQEEMLSHLDEIRQAAFRCRDITRKLLSFARKSDFHPEACNLHALIDDVADGLLGNELALSGIEFVRNYRLEDPFLFLDGNQLRQVLLNLLKNAIDAIKPPGTIAVETSLEDKEVHLKISDTGKGIPPEAIDKIFLPFFTTKDVGKGTGLGLSVSFGIVKNMGGSLQVQSELGKGSTFIVALPMRKSELEG, translated from the coding sequence GTGACCAACCTGCGTTCCGAACTCTATTATAAGAATTTAGCTTTCAAAACCGTCATCCGGTTGATCGTTACTTATTTGATCCCCCTGATCGTGCTCACAATCTATTTTCATCTTCAATACCGCGCCCTCATCCGGGAGAGCCGCCTTCATCATCTGCAATCCATCGCCGAATACCAAGCGAATATTCTGGACCTATTTCTGCGGGAACGAATTGCCAACCTCGCCGAACTGATCGACGATCCCAAGCTCGAAATCCCTCCCTCTTCGGACGCCTTAAAAAACTCGCTGGAGAAATTGAAAAACGCGAGCGACGCCTTTGAAGATATCGGCTTCTTCGATCCGGCGGGACTCCAAATCGCCTATTCCGGCCCCTATCCTCAATTGGAAAAAAAAAACTACGCCTCCGAACCGTGGTATATCTCTTTGAGAGAGAAGAAAGAGCGCTTCATCATCACCGACATTTATTTGGGATTCCGGCAAACGCCCCATTTCACCCTCGCCGTCAGCCGAACGATCGATGGACAATACTGCGTATTGAAAACAACTTTAATCCCCGCGAAGATTTACGAGTATCTCGCTACTATCCAGGACGCCAATGGCGCTTTCGTCTCCATCGTCAACCAGAACGGCTACTATCAGATGGTCAAGCCGCGCTTGGGAACTCTTTTGGACAGCTCGGCCATTTTGCCGCCGACCGCGCCTCGAAATGGAACGAAAGAAGTCTGGATGAACGGCCGGTTGGTTCCCTACGGCTATTCCTGGCTGCGCATCGCCAACTGGACGCTAATCGTCCAAACGGACGATTCCGGAAGCCAAGCTCATCTCGGCGGTACTTATTGGGGAATGCTATTGGTTTCTCTCGCCGTGATCCTATTATTGATCGTTGTGATTTTGATCAGGGGATGGCATCTAGTTCAATTTCAAAAAGAGGTGGATCAGACCAAGGCGCAGTTGGAGCATGCTTCCAAGCTGGCTTCGTTGGGGGAACTCGCGGCGGGAATCGCCCATGAAATCAATAATCCCTTAGCCATCGTCGCCGAAGAGGCGGGATTAATGAAAGATCTGATGAATCCCCAATTCGGCGAAGAAGCCTCGCAGGAAGAAATGCTTTCCCATCTTGATGAAATCCGTCAGGCGGCGTTCCGCTGCCGCGACATCACCCGCAAGCTGCTCAGTTTCGCGCGCAAATCGGATTTCCACCCGGAAGCCTGCAACCTTCACGCCTTGATCGACGATGTGGCGGATGGACTGTTGGGAAACGAACTGGCCCTCTCCGGCATTGAATTCGTCCGCAATTACCGGCTGGAAGATCCTTTTCTTTTCCTCGACGGCAATCAATTGCGCCAGGTTCTTTTGAATTTATTGAAAAATGCCATTGACGCGATAAAACCGCCAGGAACAATCGCCGTCGAGACTAGTTTGGAAGACAAGGAAGTTCATCTAAAAATTTCCGACACCGGCAAAGGAATTCCGCCCGAGGCGATCGATAAAATCTTTCTGCCGTTTTTTACGACCAAGGATGTAGGCAAAGGGACAGGCCTAGGGCTATCCGTCAGTTTTGGAATTGTGAAAAATATGGGGGGAAGCCTGCAAGTACAAAGCGAATTGGGAAAAGGGAGTACATTCATTGTCGCCTTGCCGATGCGCAAATCCGAATTGGAAGGGTGA